A genomic stretch from Pseudomonadota bacterium includes:
- a CDS encoding carboxypeptidase-like regulatory domain-containing protein — protein sequence MKKYALLIIAFIVYCQVVTLDNGHAEEAQIATLNGVVIDVAGNPVQYAEIFVYDSKDIRRPADYISPKTDATGRYQVIVKPGNYWAVARVRKGEKYGPLKPGDKHSGEPLAFEIENNETLAEDFTVVNLKESSQLIHKTREGFFKIQGTVIDHQGKPLKSSYVYANNINNKRGIPDYISPWCDDQGKFTLFVPAGKFFVGYHTEFPPDDTNKFQLELNIDNHLQDVIITSKE from the coding sequence ATGAAAAAATATGCTCTATTAATAATTGCATTTATTGTGTATTGTCAGGTTGTTACACTTGATAATGGACATGCCGAGGAAGCACAGATCGCCACCCTTAACGGCGTTGTTATTGATGTGGCAGGAAACCCTGTTCAATATGCTGAGATCTTTGTATATGATTCAAAAGATATCAGAAGACCTGCCGATTACATTTCTCCAAAAACCGATGCTACGGGAAGGTACCAGGTTATCGTAAAACCCGGAAATTACTGGGCGGTGGCTCGTGTCAGGAAAGGAGAAAAATACGGCCCCCTCAAACCGGGCGATAAACACTCCGGCGAACCATTGGCATTTGAAATTGAAAATAACGAAACCCTTGCAGAAGATTTTACGGTTGTCAATCTCAAGGAATCGTCACAATTAATCCATAAAACCCGGGAAGGTTTTTTTAAAATCCAGGGCACGGTTATTGATCATCAAGGAAAACCTCTCAAATCATCTTATGTGTATGCAAACAACATCAACAACAAACGGGGAATTCCCGATTACATCTCTCCCTGGTGTGACGATCAGGGGAAATTTACTCTTTTTGTTCCGGCTGGTAAGTTTTTTGTCGGCTACCACACTGAGTTTCCACCGGACGACACGAACAAATTCCAACTGGAATTAAATATAGACAACCATTTGCAGGATGTAATTATTACCTCAAAAGAGTAA
- a CDS encoding carboxypeptidase-like regulatory domain-containing protein, which produces MKTLISKSFPTILFVFVYFVLFFPCHVAGSSSGKGTISGSVKVKPDKSNEITGIVAFFNVELGPPSGQDNNRRVPDHLTQLEKDSRFTAKLIPGKYYVGVILGRSLKSIGPPKKGEHSFTAFNEQGDPQIFIIEAETNTDTGELSGKMPLGLRRNFEMKYFTVKGVIRDENGKPVEGAKIIAFREGDKIRKPITTFQGTDKDGKYALTLSPGSKYNLSVRAGYGGGQPVSGEYIGRLGDANIAAITGKEGQVIYGINITVYTIPERNPEQKINPLRKKKTLQKKMSPELDAEPK; this is translated from the coding sequence ATGAAAACTTTAATCAGCAAATCATTCCCAACCATACTTTTTGTTTTCGTCTATTTTGTTTTGTTTTTTCCTTGTCATGTTGCGGGTTCCTCCTCAGGCAAAGGGACAATTTCCGGTTCCGTAAAAGTTAAACCGGATAAATCAAATGAAATTACCGGGATTGTCGCTTTTTTTAATGTTGAATTGGGTCCTCCTTCAGGCCAGGATAATAATCGTCGCGTCCCAGATCACCTTACTCAACTGGAAAAAGATTCTCGCTTTACGGCAAAACTCATTCCAGGGAAATATTATGTGGGAGTTATTTTGGGAAGATCTCTCAAGAGTATTGGTCCCCCGAAAAAAGGCGAGCACTCATTTACTGCTTTTAATGAGCAAGGCGATCCTCAAATTTTTATTATTGAGGCAGAAACAAATACTGATACAGGCGAACTTTCCGGGAAAATGCCACTGGGCCTGAGGCGAAACTTTGAAATGAAATATTTCACGGTCAAAGGGGTGATCCGTGATGAAAACGGAAAACCTGTTGAGGGCGCAAAGATTATTGCGTTCCGGGAAGGGGATAAGATCAGGAAACCGATAACAACCTTTCAGGGAACGGATAAGGACGGCAAATACGCACTCACCCTTTCACCCGGCAGCAAGTATAACCTGTCGGTTCGTGCGGGTTACGGTGGCGGACAGCCAGTTTCAGGAGAATATATCGGCCGTCTGGGAGATGCGAATATTGCAGCGATAACTGGCAAGGAAGGACAGGTAATCTACGGTATAAACATTACGGTTTATACGATTCCTGAACGAAATCCCGAGCAGAAGATTAATCCGCTCCGCAAGAAAAAGACCCTTCAGAAAAAGATGAGCCCGGAGTTAGACGCCGAGCCCAAATAA